In Cutaneotrichosporon cavernicola HIS019 DNA, chromosome: 1, one DNA window encodes the following:
- a CDS encoding uncharacterized protein (Adaptins are components of the adaptor complexes which link clathrin to receptors in coated vesicles. Clathrin-associated protein complexes are believed to interact with the cytoplasmic tails of membrane proteins, leading to their selection and concentration), whose product MRGLTQYISDLRQCRVREAEEKRVNREMAHIRQKFKDGNLDGYQKKKYLSKVVFTYILGYKVDVGHMEAVNLISSSKYSEKQIGYLAITLLMHENSDLVRLVINSIRKDLEDRNEISNCLALHAIANLGGKEMAEALGEPVFRSMISPTSTSFVKKKAALTLLRLYRKHPSVMPVEEWAERIIPLIGERDQGVAMTVVSVVTAMAQDNLEVFSACYQRAVDRLDKIVFDSETPATYVYYKVPNPWLQIKLLRLLQYYPPPDNPEVIEMVNGVVQAIIDMSQETPRNVQHNNAQNSVLFEAINLAIHLDPESKVVSNASVLLGKFILARETNVRYLGLDAMAHLAACSTSLEPVKRHQDTIILSLKDRDISVRRRALDLLYSMCDTTNSRRIVGELLRYLQVADYNLREEMVLKIAILTERFATEYEWYIDTILELISTAGDHVGAEVWYRIVQLVTNNEDLQAYASAAVYSHLQAQQCHENMVKVGGYILGEFGHLIANEQGCSPIEQFHALHSKINICTAPTRALLLTTYLKWVNLFPEIKEHLINIFRRYTHVLDAELQQRACEYLALATRDDDDELLQAVCDEMPVFPERESALISRLHSRGDKAQDKRTWVIGHQSENKGRVAEKFKNFRKGSSAPDSPVDAQPVMAQRSAPQPQPTILEPPQRQETVEPMMGAAGMSDDIMASLAGLDLTSTPTGEGLLSGNIRNGTITGEPEVMTPPVLSPATERPDDFQHNATLGGVNPSLLGPVTVAPNIDKWLERLSYANEGVLYEDKQVQIGIKAEYHGHLGRIALFIGNKVSTPFTSVSAKIENTTPNALDVKFHDLPVDRIEPLAQIQEMIQLECKSPFSDQPILRFTYLAGSFTTLVLRLPVFLNRFIEGVNFDQAQFFERWKIIGGPPREAQLIFPIKLTDAGNVDLERNRRVMAGQRVTVLPNIDHNPNNLVIAGVLHMTKVGKVGILGRLEPNKDAKLCRLTVRSTNEAVSAELLKLLGRPLNEDVATSL is encoded by the exons ATGCGGGGGTTGACCCAG TACATCTCGGACCTGCGACAGTGCCGTGtccgcgaggccgaggagaagcgaGTCAACCGCGAGATGGCGCACATCCGGCAAAAGTTCAAGGACGGGAACCTCGACGGGTACCAGAAGAAGAAGTACCTGTCTAAAGTCGTCTTCACGTATATTCTGGGGTACAAGGTCGACGTGGGCCATATGGAGGCTGTCAACCTCATCAGCAGCAGCAAATACTCGGAGAAGCAGATT GGCTACTTGGCGATCACCCTGCTGATGCACGAGAACTCTGACCTCGTGCGTCTGGTTATCAACTCGATTCGCAAGGACCTTGAGGACCGGAACGAGATCAGCAACTGCCTCGCGCTGCATGCTAttgccaacctcggcggcaaggAGATGGCTGAGGCACTAGGCGAGCCAGTATTCCGTTCCATGATCAGCCC cacctccacctccttcgTTAAGAAGAAAGCGGCTCTCACCTTGCTGCGGTTGTACCGTAAGCACCCGAGCGTCATGCCCGTCGAGGAGTGGGCTGAGCGCATCATTCCGCTcatcggcgagcgcgaccagGGTGTGGCGATGACCGTCGTCAGCGTCGTCACCGCCATGGCGCAGgacaacctcgaggttTTCTCTGCCTGCTACCAGCGCGCAGTGGACAGGTTGGACAAG ATCGTGTTCGACTCTGAGACGCCCGCGACATATGTCTACTACAAGGTGCCCAATCCATGGCTCCAGATTAAGCTTCTCCGCTTGCTCCAGTACTACCCTCCCCCAG ATAACCCGGAAGTCATTGAGATGGTCAACGGCGTGGTGCAGGCTATCATCGACATGTCACAGGAGACCCCAAGA AATGTCCAACACAACAATGCTCAGAACTCGGTCCTCTTCGAGGCCATCAATCTTGCCATTCACCTCGACCCAGAATCCAAGGTGGTGTCCAATGCCTCCGTCCTGCTCGGCAAGTTCATCTTAGCCCGCGAGACCAACGTGCGCTACCTGGGCCTTGACGCCATGGCCCACTTGGCCgcctgctcgacgtcgctTGAGCCAGTAAAGAGACATCAGGACACCATCATCCTCAGCCTCAAGGATCGGGACATCTCTGTGCGCCGCCgtgcgctcgacctcctaTACTCGATGTGCGACACGACCAACTCGAGGCGAatcgtcggcgagctcctgcGCTACCTCCAAGTTGCGGACTACAACCTGCGTGAGGAGATGGTCCTCAAGATCGCCATCTTGACTGAGCGATTCGCAACAGAG TACGAGTGGTACATCGACACCATCCTTGAGCTCATTTCGACGGCGGGCGATCACGTCGGCGCCGAAGTCTGGTACCGCATTgtccagctcgtcaccAACAATGAGGACCTCCAGGCATACGCATCGGCAGCCGTTTACTCCCATCTTCAAGCCCAGCAGTGTCACGAGAACAtggtcaaggtcggcggGTACATTCTCGGCGAGTTTGGACACCTCATCGCCAACGAACAGGGATGCAGTCCGATAGAGCAGTTCCACGCTCTCCACTCCAAGATCAACATCTGCACCGCGCCTACCCGCGCTCTGCTCTTAACAACGTACCTCAAGTGGGTCAACCTGTTCCCCGAGATTAAGGAGCACTTGATCAACATATTCCGGCGATACACCCACGTTCTCGACGCGGAACTGCAGCAGCGCGCATGCGAGTACTTGGCCCTGGCCACCCgggacgatgacgacgagctcctaCAGGCTGTATGTGATGAGATGCCGGTATTCCCTGAGCGTGAGTCCGCACTCATCTCACGGCTACACAGCCGCGGAGACAAGGCGCAGGATAAGCGGACATGGGTCATCGGGCATCAATCGGAGAACAAGGGCCGTGTCGCAGAGAAGTTCAAGAACTTCCGCAAGGGCTCATCTGCTCCTGACTCGCCAGTCGATGCGCAGCCGGTGATGGCCCAGCGCTCGGCGCCTCAGCCGCAGCCAACGATACTCGAACCACCACAGCGGCAAGAGACAGTCGAACCTATGATGGGAGCGGCTGGCATGTCGGACGACATCATGGCGTCATTGGCCGGCCTAGACCTCACGTCCACACCAACAGGCGAGGGCTTACTGTCCGGCAACATTCGGAATGGCACGATAACTGGCGAGCCCGAGGTGATGACTCCGCCGGTGCTATCTCCTGCGACAGAGCGTCCCGACGACTTCCAGCACAATGCCACTCTTGGCGGTGTCaacccttccctccttGGCCCCGTCACCGTTGCGCCCAACATCGACAAGTGGCTTGAGCGCCTCTCGTACGCCAATGAGGGTGTGCTGTACGAGGACAAGCAGGTGCAGATCGGCATCAAGGCCGAATACCACGGTCACCTTGGCCGCATCGCGCTGTTCATTGGGAACAAGGTCTCGACGCCGTTCACTTCCGTCTCCGCCAAGATTGAGAACACGACGCCGAATGCGCTGGACGTAAAGTTCCACGACCTGCCCGTCGACCGGATCGAGCCGCTCGCTCAGATCCAGGAGATGATCCAGCTGGAGTGCAAGAGCCCGTTCTCTGACCAGCCTATTCTGCGATTCACATACCTGGCAGGCAGTTTCACGACGCTGGTGCTCCGTCTCCCTGTCTTCCTCAACCGCTTCATCGAGGGTGTCAACTTTGACCAAGCGCAGTTCTTCGAGCGCTGGAAAATTATCGGCGGCCCTCCGCGTGAGGCGCAACTGATCTTCCCAATCAAGCTCACAGACGCCGGcaacgtcgacctcgagcgaAACCGGCGCGTTATGGCTGGCCAGCGCGTCACTGTACTCCCCAACATCG
- a CDS encoding uncharacterized protein (zinc finger) has translation MSRRKAFDTSLSGGNAKAPQRQSQVAPATTSANSHDYDHVHDDNHDHIIAPKPVKIGKTVAAPPDADSSVCFICAEQVTYWAVGTCNHHVCHVCAIRLRVFYKMIECAYCKTLCPSLLFAREQAAFPVGPLRKPSSEQRMERAQAEAEKPENKGKKWYQGLVLPGTLDLKEFEFKDEKLGVVFEDEEVMEQSLLLLRFNCPYPDCAHMSNGWQALEKHTLAEHGLVFCKLCTGQLSRFSHEQVLYPPHLLAIHDPSRLHRGQKPPRPRSDKERELVKSWDTPHPVCEFCHEAFFGPDELFKHMRERHEECFVCKGMGHRDVYFQNYAKLENHFSRDHFPCPFPICIEKKFQVFGSELDLRAHMMEEHGEQMSQRDRAQARHVHLEFSARPDAGSSRAGGRGFSLGTRDGPQAQQLSAPPMNAAQAAQQRRQIQTDKQEEGRRRKAFATGLTDGSGPATAPSPASNPASGRQSPSESASGFATPREEVDDVTAVRHAALLSRVSMLVGDSPTKLASFRSAVRQFKNNESSAKDMIDTLFYVLDQDREATGGVGREIANLFDSEGEKEKQQAILTAVNVFRVQQQEQFPALGGAPTGVGTNWAGVSSGRILSAKRATHTGRGSSNSSAVWARVEAAAAQPRATTGVNGRHVPGATTPQRLGPSNFPSLGEGSSSRSATHSTPWAGGGAGSSSKTPSALAGPQIRSVNLPSVSSGKKPTINRASFPSLPSSGKSRAEERAALFSKPTARDESIARIRGTAPTPPNASRWGSGSADEAANGVADLSVQDEAPKPSKKKGKQKQLLFSVSARP, from the exons ATGTCGCGTCGCAAGGCTTTCGACACGTCTCTCTCCGGAGGTAATGCCAAGGCTCCACAGAGACAGAGCCAGGTTGCACCGgccacgacctcggcgaacTCCCACGATTACGACCACGTTCATGACGATAACCATGACCACATCATTGCTCCCAAGCCCGTGAAGATCGGCAAGACGGTTGCGGCACCTCCAGATGCCGACAGCTCGGTTTGCTTCATTTGTGCAGAGCAGGTCACCTACTGGGCTGTGGGCACGTGCAATCACCACGTCTGCCA CGTTTGTGCCATTCGCCTCCGCGTCTTCTACAA GATGATCGAATGTGCGTACTGCAAGACTCTGTGCCCGTCACTCTTGTTCGCGCGTGAGCAAGCAGCTTTCCCAGTCGGGCCACTCCGCAAACCGTCCAGCGAGCAGAGAATGGAACGTGCACAGGCCGAGGCAGAGAAGCCCGAGAATAAGGGGAAGAAGTGGTACCAGGGACTTGTTCTTCCGGGAACTCTAGACCTCAAGGAGTTCGAAttcaaggacgagaagcTGGGCGTCGTGtttgaggatgaggaagtG atgGAGCAATCTCTCTTGCTCCTCCGATTCAACTGTCCCTACCCCGACTGCGCGCACATGTCGAACGGGTGGCAGGCACTCGAGAAGCACACGTTAGCGGAACACGGTCTCGTGTTTTGCAAGTTGTGTACGGGGCAGTTGTCGCGGTTCTCGCACGAGCAGGTGTTATATCCGCCTCATTTGCTCGCGATACACGACCCATCGCGCTTGCATCGAGGACAGAAACCTCCCCGTCCCAGGTCGGATAAGGAGAGAGAACTGGTCAAGTCGTGGGACACACCACATCCCGTGTGCGAG TTCTGCCACGAGGCATTCTTTGGTCCCGACGAGCTGTTCAAGCACATGCGCGAACGCCATGAGGAATGCTTTGTGTGCAAAGGGATGGGCCACCGCGATGTCTA TTTCCAGAACTACGCCAAGTTGGAGAACCATTTCAG CCGCGATCACTTCCCTTGCCCCTTCCCTATCTGCATCGAAAAGAAGTTTCAAGTGTTTGGCAGCGAATTGGACCTTCGTGCACACatgatggaggag CATGGCGAGCAGATGTCGCAGCGTGACCGTGCTCAGGCGCGGCACGTGCACCTCGAATTCTCGGCTCGCCCAGATGCTGGGTCATCGCGTGCGGGAGGCCGCGGGTTCTCGTTGGGGACACGCGACGGGCCGCAGGCACAGCAACTTTCTGCCCCGCCTATGAACGCCGCGCAGGCCGCGCAACAGCGCCGCCAAATCCAGACCGACAAACAGGAAGAAGGCCGCCGGCGCAAGGCCTTTGCTACTGGCTTGACCGACGGTAGCGGTCCTGCGACTGCTCCCTCTCCGGCGTCCAACCCTGCATCCGGCAGACAATCTCCTTCGGAGAGTGCGAGTGGTTTTGCCACCCCACGCGaagaggtcgacgacgttACGGCTGTGCGTCACGCCGCACTGCTGTCGCGCGTGTCTATGCTTGTGGGTGACTCCCCCACTAAGCTCGCTTCATTCCGCTCTGCTGTTCGTCAGTTCAAGAACAACGAGTCCAGCGCGAAGGACATGATCGACACCCTCTTCTacgtcctcgaccaggACCGCGAGGCGACTGGCGGTGTGGGTCGTGAGATTGCCAACCTCTTCGACtcggagggcgagaaggagaagcaaCAGGCGATCCTCACGGCCGTAAACGTGTTCCGCGTTCAGCAGCAGGAGCAGTTCCCTGCGCTCGGCGGTGCGCCCACGGGTGTTGGGACCAATTGGGCTGGCGTGTCGTCGGGCCGTATTCTGTCGGCCAAGCGCGCGACGCACACTGGCCGCGGGAGCTCGAACTCGAGCGCGGTGTGGGcccgcgtcgaggcggctgcCGCACAGCCTCGTGCAACGACGGGCGTGAACGGCCGCCATGTTCCGGGTGCCACTACGCCGCAGCGTCTAGGCCCCTCCAACTTCCCCTCTCTGGGCGAGGGCAGCTCCTCTCGTTCTGCGACCCACTCCACCCCATGGgcgggaggcggcgcgggctcgtcgtccaagACGCCCTCTGCCCTGGCTGGCCCGCAGATTCGCTCGGTCAACCTCCCCAGCGTGTCGTCTGGCAAGAAGCCCACGATCAATAGGGCGTCgttcccctccctcccgtCGAGCGGCAagtcgcgcgccgaggagcgcgccgcgtTGTTCAGCAAGCCAACCGCTCGCGACGAGTCCATCGCGCGCATTAGAGGGACAGCTCCGACGCCGCCCAACGCCAGCCGGTGGGGCTCGGGCTCAGCTGACGAGGCAGCGAACGGTGTCGCAGACCTGAGCGTCCAGGACGAGGCACCTAAGCCgagcaagaagaagggcaagcaGAAGCAGCTGCTGTTCAGCGTGAGCGCGCGGCCGTAA